From one Lolium rigidum isolate FL_2022 chromosome 4, APGP_CSIRO_Lrig_0.1, whole genome shotgun sequence genomic stretch:
- the LOC124708095 gene encoding probable tRNA N6-adenosine threonylcarbamoyltransferase has product MASSSSPAKRRPPGPLALGLESSANKIGIGVVSMSGEILSNPRHTYITPPGHGFLPRETAQHHLVHLLPLLRAALAEAGVSPADLACVCYTMGPGMGGPLQVAAASARALSLLWGKPLVAVNHCVAHIEMGRAVTGAVDPVVLYVSGGNTQVIAYSEGRYRIFGETIDIAVGNCLDRFARILELSNDPSPGYNIEQLAKKGEKFIDLPYVVKGMDVSFSGILSFIEAAAIEKLKSNECTPADLCYSLQETLFAMLVEITERAMAHCDSKDVLIVGGVGCNERLQEMMRIMCSERGGRLFATDDRYCIDNGAMIAYTGLLAYAHGVTTPLEESTFTQRFRTDEVHAIWREKEMPVLNNIHSDAVTEVSVDGVSLPTPMAVES; this is encoded by the exons atggcctcctcctcaTCTCCGGCGAAGCGCCGGCCACCGGGCCCACTGGCTCTGGGCCTGGAGTCCTCGGCCAACAAGATCGGCATCGGCGTCGTCTCCATGTCCGGGGAAATCCTCTCCAACCCGCGGCACACCTACATCACGCCGCCCGGCCACGGCTTCCTGCCCCGGGAGACGGCGCAGCACCACCTCGTCcacctcctcccgctcctccGCGCCGCGCTCGCCGAGGCCGGCGTCTCCCCCGCCGACCTCGCCTGCGTCTGCTACACCATGGGCCCCGGCATGGGCGGGCCGCTCCAGGTCGCCGCCGCGTCGGCCCGGGCCCTGTCGCTCCTCTGGGGGAAGCCGCTCGTCGCCGTCAACCACTGCGTCGCGCACATCGAGATGGGCCGCGCCGTCACCGGCGCCGTCGACCCCGTCGTGCTCTACGTCTCGGGCGGCAACACGCAGGTCATCGCCTACAGCGAAGGCAGGTACAGGATCTTCGGGGAGACCATCGATATTGCCGTCGGGAATTGCCTCGACCGCTTTGCCAGGATCCTCGAGCTTTCAAATGACCCGAGCCCTGGGTATAACATTGAGCAG CTAGCAAAGAAGGGAGAGAAGTTCATCGATCTCCCTTATGTTGTAAAAGGTATGGATGTGTCATTTAGTGGCATATTGAGCTTCATAGAAGCTGCAGCGATTGAGAAGCTTAAAAGTAACGAGTGCACACCTGCAGACCTATGCTACTCATTGCAG GAAACTCTCTTTGCTATGCTTGTTGAAATCACTGAACGTGCCATGGCACATTGTGATTCAAAGGATGTTCTTATTGTTGGTGGCGTTGGATGCAATGAACGTTTGCAAGAGATGATGAGGATTATGTGCTCAGAGAGAGGGGGTAGGCTGTTTGCAACTGACGATCGCTATTGTATAGACAATGGAGCGATGATTGCATACACTGGTTTACTGGCATATGCACATGGTGTGACCACTCCCTTGGAGGAGTCGACATTTACTCAAAGGTTCCGAACTGATGAAGTTCATGCAATTTGGAGGGAGAAGGAGATGCCAGTGTTAAATAACATCCATTCTGATGCAGTGACTGAAGTGTCCGTAGATGGAGTCTCTCTGCCCACTCCAATGGCTGTAGAGTCCTGA